Genomic segment of Meles meles chromosome 17, mMelMel3.1 paternal haplotype, whole genome shotgun sequence:
gaatttcctgagcgACAGAAGTGTCTTTGTTATGCCAAAGAAGGGACTTTAGGTGGGCCCCAAGATCGCCTCACTGATGGGGCGACTCAGATGGCAGGAGTAAGGGACTGAGATTTTGGGCCAGCCCAATCTACAGTGAGTGGAGGGGCCAGAGACGGGGTTCCACCGCACAGCCAGTAATGTAATCAGCCATGCGGATGTGGTTAAGCCCAACCAAAACTCTAGCCCCCGGGCCCAGTGCTGCACCTTGGTTGGCGAAGCTGTTGCTGTGCCAGGAGGGTGACACAGCCAGATGCCACAAAGAGAGGGCACGGAAGCGGAGTGTCTCCTTCTCCACTCCAGACGTGGCCCCACGAATCTCTTCAATTCCTGACCTGCATCCTTTGTAATAAAACCGTAACCCTACGTACAGTGGTTTCCGTAAATTCTGAGTCGTTCTACCAAAGTATCAAAGCTGAGAGCTGTGGGGACCCCAAATCTGTAGCAGGCCAGACAGAGGGTGGCAGGTCGGGGCGTGGAGACTTTTCCCACACGGTAGGGGGGCCGAGTCTGTGGAGGACTGCAGTTATGACAGAAAATTCGTGTCAGAACGGAGACTTCAGAGAGATCTTaatggttttgttattttttaaaggggaagaagacaagttcttattcttttttttttttggcagagagagagagagggagagatcacaggcaggcagagagacagagggggaagcaggctccccgctgagcagggagcccgatgcggggctcgatcccaggaccctgagatcatgatctgagccgaaggcagaggcttaacccactgagcgacccaggcgtccccacagaCCCCGAGGTCTGTATCTCGTCCCCCCAGGACCCCGACACCAGGCTGGCATTTATTCTTCCAAGCCCACCTCCTGTGAGCGGTCTCTCGGGCGGCTCTAACGTTCACGCAGACAAGACACCTGACCACCTCGTCCGTCTGCTCGCTCACCTTCGCCTCATCCCCCACCTCTCATACGCTCCCTTTCATGACCCTTAGAGGCCGCCAACTAAAACGTTCCCTAGAGACAGATGCCCTGCTGGAACACACGGCCCAGGCCAGCTGCGGCACACGACAGGGAACTGAGGACTGGCGGCGGCTGAGGAACGCATACCCAACCAAGGTCGTGGCGGGGCTGGCGGGGACTGCTCCCGCTAGGTGACACACAGCCACTGATGTCATCCAGGACATGTGGATGGACTGTTGACAGACGTTCTGACTTTTCTTCTAAAGAAGAGCAGACTTCTGAACTCCTATATGAAATCTCCACATTTTTACACTTAAGCGATACATTTTTTAGGAACAGAAGGGACCCCAAGCGGTCGCAGACAAACCCGAGGCTGACGGCTGTCCGTCGCTACTTCAGAACTGCAGGTcctcggggctgcccggcccccccccccccccccccccccactgcacGCCCTCCTGACGGGCACCGGCCATCAGCCCATGGCGGACACGCGGCGGTTCGTAAATGTATCACCTGCTTTTGCTTCTACAGTACCAGGGACCGGCTCCCACGCGACCGTGAGAACACCAGGACGCTGTGGAAACTGCGCGAGACCTCACACGGTGTTTCAAAGCACATCAACGTTCCGAAGCACCAAGTTAACAGTGGGAGAGAACACAGTCACACAAATGAAACGGGGAAAAACACCCCAAATTCCTCTGGTCAGCGCCAACTGGCCAGAGCCTGGTCAACGAGTGCTTACCCTGTGGGTTCCCCGACCTCCGAGCAGAACGGCCCATCGAGAGGACATTGTGTGGCTCTGCCGGGGCGGCTTCAACCCTTCCACAGTCCCTTCATCGACTTACCTTCTCCTTTGCCTAAAAAAGTTAAAGCCTCTCTTACCggagtatttctttatttattgaacaactTAACTTGTCTTTTTAACTGCTGCTGGCATTTTCTAGAATTATCTTTCTTGGCGCTCTGATTACAGAGTCGCATACACTGGGTGCATCCGCTCCCGGCTTTCTCTTTTCCAGAAGCCCTTTTGTTTCCAGTGAAGGATCCGGACAGCTTCCCACAAGCTCACAGTGGAATGCTCCGGTCTCCAGCCGAAACATCTTCACTGAGCTCCAGAACTGGATCTCCAACTGCCTGCTCAGCATCTCCACATGAATGTGCCGAAGGCATCCCAAAGGTGACAGAGATTAAAAGGGCAAACTGCTCTCCTGAAACGTCCGCCTCCTCCGGATGGCGCCACACTCTCCAGTGTGCTGGCACCGGCCGGCCAGCACGGTCCCCTACGTGCCACCGTTTCCTCCGGACGGACCCCTGTGCCGCCGACAAACCGGGTCCCCCTGTAGCTGTTTTTCCCCGCTACAGTTCAGCGTTCACACGTGAGCCAGAATGATCTTTTGGAAACACAAATCTAAAATCAACATCCCTCTGTCCCTTGCCTGAGCCTATCATAAAACCTCGACTCACTGGACACGGTCTGGCGTCTTGACTCACAACTCTGGCACCGTGCTCTGTGTCCCTCCGGCCACAGGGGACCCGTCGCAGAGTCTAACTCCAAGCTCTTCGTCTAGGACTTCGAATGTGCTCATTACTCAAACCCCAGCTTGGGAAGCCAGTGGCTTCTCGTCCTTCAACTTTTTGTCCTTAAGCCATAACTAGTAACTTTATCTTAATTACGTGTCCCCTCCCGTAATGATCTGTCCCAACACGGCTACAGTAACTTGAGGGCGTTTCCCCCCATCGTGCCGTCATCCGTGTGCCGGCTACGCTCCCGGGTGTCTTCCGTCACTAGGGCTGAGCGCGGATGAGGCCGCCGTCGTGTCTTTACTAGATGCCAGTGACTAGAGGAACACCACATGCCTTAGACTTTAATAAACAAGggaaggagtgaatgaatgaataaagtgcGGCACCATCTCCCCCGCCAGCCGCTGGCTGCTCCTCCTCCGGGTACCGAACAGTCTGGAGTCActttctcgggggggggggggtttgctgAGTTAGGCCCCCGGTTCCAAACGTTCATAGaccctgttctttttctttctttcctttttaatacccatttatcaatttttaatgacatttaatgtgtaaatttttttattaCCCCCTCCTCCATTGTAAGGTGCATGAAAACAACGAACTCACCTGCCGTATTCCCTACTGTATCAGCAGGGCCCACAAAGGAGAATGCCTGGCAGACAGATATCCAGTAACGGCTGTTGATTATTtatcaagtatttgttgaatgaatctaATTATAAggttaggaattttttttctctctttgttacATTGTTAAAAACTAAAGAATGCTCAAGTGTCTCAACCAAAATGGCTTTCAGTTCTTAAAAGTTCATGAATAATGAACATCAGGAGCAAAAACTCATCTCTGAGGGTTTATCATTTCCTCTCACGCAGGAGTTTTCCACCTTTGGCGGACTAACACCACCAACTAACATGTGTGCGCTTACTACGGGCAAACCCCTTCCCTGCACACTGTGATCTCATCACTTGGCCTGATTGCCTTATTACCATTTCATAGGAACGGATACAGAGGCTTAGAGAATTTAGAGAATCTGATGAAACGTGTGGATTGTCTCCAGAGAAGCACACACAAGCTACAGACACTACAAGGGAGGCTCTACGGACTCCCTAGGGTTAAGTCACAACTCCCCAGGGGTGAGATCTCTGATAAAGAACTTCTGATTAGAGACGCCTTCCACAGGGTCAGGCAGTGTTTCCTGCATCTTGTTTTCTATctttgtttcaatttctttttcctttcaattcttAAGATACTTTGCAGATGTTACAAATGTATTTATGATCTAGATTTGCTTCGCGTCATTTTATTTGCAACTGAAGCAGCTTTTATGAAGACACCTAGAGAGCCGTCTGCAGAATGACGTCCCTCTGAATACCGTCCCCTCCTGTGAAGCTGGTAATTCTGAATGCCTAGATTTTTGCTATGAGGCATATAGGGTTACCAACTTTTCTCCCTATAACATAAAGTCCCTTGTGATTATTAGATTAGCATGTATCTTGAAAGTCCTGCACAGCTCCCTACAGGTATCTATGAGCCGTTTTTCACTGAAGAAACTGTGTAACGGCCTTTCTGCATAAGAATCATTTTTCCTGGTTTACAAAAGCTGAGCGTTACTTGTTTTTATAATGGTATCTCTTCTCAAAATTCCAAATTAGCGCAAAGACATACCTTACCTTACTTCTCACATCTACTGAAAATGAGAACTTTGAAGACAACATTTCACGTTTATTTATAGAAGCACAAACAACCCAAACACCAGGAGCTCTATTAAAGGTCCACATGCATGTGTCAGGCAACCTGTAGGCAGAATATCCTCCTTCTCCCATACAAATGACAAGGGAACAATAACCCGCGTACCTGTCACGGTCTGCACTGCCCTTTCGCCGGAAGGCAGTGGCTCCTTCCTGTGAGGCCGAGCTAGCGCAGTGTCCTGTGCGGAAAACAGGCCAGGGCTGTCCGTTACTTTCTTCCGGCCGCTGGAGTTAGGGTTCGAGAGTCTGCCGCCGCCTTGCACTATTGCACTTGTGAAAAGATTTGTGTGTTCATCACTGCTGGCCGGGTCAGAGTTGGGAGTGAATCCTCCGAGGGCTAAACTTGGAGAACTTTCCGAACAGTCGATCTGTAAAGGCGTCTGGAGTCCCAGGGCCAGTGGGCTAGGTTCTGAAGGCTCGCGGTGGACCCAGTCTTCTCGATTCATTAGGCTTTtggaaggagagagatgggggcaggCCACAGGACATCGGTGCTTCTCCTTGTGTTTGTACCGCTCCCCCGCAGTTTCCTTCGCAAACCGACAGCGCTTCAGCGAGTCCACAGCAGACCGGGAGGAGCCCGCGCCCGCGGCGCCCTGCGGCTGCTCGGCCGAGCGGCGCTCCCGGTGCTTGCGCCGGTGCCTGTGCCTGTGCTCCAGCATCCACCCGTAGGCCACCTCGGGAGGGACGCTGGGGTAGGTGCTCACGGAGAGGAGGGGAGTCCTGCTGGTTGCGAGGAAGGCCTCCTGTCGGAGCAGCTTGTGTTTCTTCTTGTGGTATTTGCTGGGATTGAGGAGGAGGTGGCCAGCGTGCATGTAGGAAGGAGGCGGAAGGGGGGCCgtgaaaggaggagaaggagggggagggtagagggcGGGCGGGTACCTTCCGTAGTAGCCCAGCCCCAGCGGCGCGGCCGCCAGGGGCGAGGGGGAGTAAGGCAGGCCGTAGGAGGGGTAGAACCCGGTACTGGAAAGAGGAAAACTCAGGCTGTGCACGAAGGGCATCTCAGCCATGGCCTCGCGCATCTTGGGAGGCCTCCCCCTCTTCTTTTTCAGGTCAGGTTTGCGAATGTAGTGCAAAGGGTCCAGGGGGAAGGAAGGGTGCGCATAGAAGCTGTTGAAATTGATTCGGAAGATGGTGGGCAGCAGGTCTCGGGGGATGAAGTGGTGACTCCGGTGCGTGATCCGAATCTCACTCAGGCGGCTGATCAGCTCCTCCAGGTCCGCGATGAAGTCCGGGTCCTGCCGGCTTCGGAGCTGCGGGTACTTCTTTTTCCGCTTGCGCTTCTGCCTCTTCGTCCTGTCGCAGCTGAGGTAATCGTGGCTCCTGCGCTTGCACTTCCGCTTGTGTTTCTCCTTCAGGCCGCTCAGGACCGTGGAGGCTTCCGGGGCGATCAGAGCCGCGTGGTCAAAGGAGTGCCTCCGCTTCTTCTGCCCACAGAACTTCTCCGCTCTGTCCGACGTGCTGTTGTTATCTGTCCCGATGCCGCTGTCGCTGGGGACGGTCTCGTCGCTGTGAGACTCGCTGATGGGAGAAGGAGTCGCTTCCTTCAGAGAGGTGAGTTCACTCAGGTGCGAGGGGGAATGTGGCAACAGAGTCGGCGGAGAGAGTCGCCTCCTGCCCTTGGCGGCCTTCTTCATGGCCAGAGTCTGAATCATGCTGCCCCGGCTCGGGTGTAAATGCAAGTACGGCGCCGAGCTGGGCTCCACGAAGCCCGCGTCGCTGCTCACGGGGCTCTGGCCTCCGCTGGTCCCGGAAGACTGAGAGCAGACGGGCGACGGCAGGGTCTCAGAGCCGCTGGCGGAGGAAGGCAGCAGAGGGGGGAGTAGCTGTCCCAGCGCCGAACCAGCCGCCTGCTGCGCCGTTTGCTCAAGGACCGCGAGGCTGCTGGGGCTGCCGGAGAGAATGCCGTTTAGGACAGTTTTTGGTTTCCGACCCCTTCTCTTCCCTATGTAAATGGTTCCTTTCTTGCTGACATTGATCTGCTGGCCCAACTTAGAGCCGAAGGTGGCGGCGAGACTCGACACTGTGTTGTGGAACTTGGATTGCACTTTCCCCTTATTACTGGATTCTACGGAGCTTGAAAGGATCTGATTCAACAGCTTCTTCCTCTTCaaagtcttcattttatttattttgcggATAATTGTTTTCATTAACTGTCCATTGTTtctcttggtaatttttttatcCGGCTCCATCTCAAGGTCACTCATGCTGCAGACGGCGGGCCTGTGACCGTCGTCCAGGTCGTCCGGGTCCTGAAGCTGGTCCTCGCTCTCAAAGAAATCACTGCCGCTTCGACGGTTGTCACCTTCCGACTCCAGCTTGCTGGGACTCTCCGTGGCAACGAACGGGGCCACGGAGAGAACGGGTGGCTTCATCTTGACTGGTGACCTCATCTGCCTTTTAGGTCGGCCTCGTTTTTTCGGAAAAGGAGACACAGAAAGACTCTGTTGGAAGGAAGGAATTTCAATTTCGGGCTGCAAAATTGGGGGTTCCTGTTCTTCCTTAGACTGCAGAGAAAGAACTTTGGAGGCAGGGATTTTCAAAGTCCTCTTAGGCGGGCCTTCCAGCTGCGGCATCTCCTTCGCTTTAGGTCGTCCTCTTTTGGGCTTATAGATGCCGGACAGGAGGTCACTAGAGACGCACATGCTGGAGGGCAGCTTGTGAGCAGCGAAAGCCTTGGGCGATGTCTTTTCACTCTCAGctaagagagcgagagagggcgCTGCGGACTTGCTCAACTTTGGCAACCGACGTTTAAGGAAGTCATGGTCCACAAATGAAGACGGGCTGATGTTTTTCATAAACTTGGCTGGCTCGGCATTACCGCTGGATAGTGAGCTGCATGAAACGTTTTTGAAAAGCTCTGATCTTTCTAATTCTAGCCCTTTTGGAGACCGGCATGTGCTTCTTGCCACCACTTTAGTCCACCGaggttttctccctttccttttctttaacgGTTTGGACTGTAAGCTGGAGCTCAGGCTTTCGGCAACCTGGCAGTGTTTGTCAGACGCACTTACCGCCCCAAGTTTCAGAAAGGGCTTGTTACTGAACAGACTAGTGAAGTTAACAACCGAGGGGGTGATCGCATGAATACTGGACTCAGAAGTCAAAGGTGGCTTTTTTCCCAGGGAAGAGCTTATTCTTGGAATATCTATGTGTGTGGCTTTTGAATCGGCTAGCTCTTTATCGATTCCTTTACAGTCCATGTTCACGCTGTGACCCACAGACCTGTGACCGACGTTCAGGTGGGCACTTTCTGCAGGAAACTGCTTCTTGCCAGCAGATCCGGAAATGTCCTCCAGCAATTCTGTGGGAGGACTTAGAAGTAACGGATGAGGGGCCAACTGTGAAGACGTTTCAGGGGGACTTCTGGTTAAGGGGTTAACTGATGAAGTAGGtgaaggggaagggaggctgCCCTCCCCCGCCGCGCTGAAAGGGGACTTTGCTGTGGACACGTCAGAAGCAGCTCCCGTCTGGAAGTCCGGAGAAGTGCAGTACACCGGAGCTTGCTTTTCGTGCTTCGAGGTTTCGTACGGCCCCCTGTCACTGGCTGAGAAACTGTCTTGCTGAATGCATGTTCCCTCACTAAACATCTCCTTCTCCAAATTAATGATTTCTTTTCGAACTGAGAACTTCTCCAATATGCTTTCTTTACTCTGCCGCATAACATTCTTCTCAAAAGTTTTGCTGGTGGTACTATCTTTTAGGGATTCCGGAATTCCCTGGCTTTCATGACTACTGATGTTTGTACTACAAGAAGCCTTAAGTGGTTCCTGAGTGGGGAGCAGTGCTTCGGCCTTAAGGTTTATGGCATCCTGACTGACCAGTCCCGCCACAGAACAACTCACTAATTTCTTTCCCATGTCCTTAGTCACTAATCCCATTGCGGAACTGGCTACGATCTTCTTCGCACAGTCCTTGGCCACCAGGCCGACGGTGGAACTTAACTTCTTGCCCAAGTCTTTATTAACCAGTCCGACCACAGTGCCGAGTCCTAATTTCTTTCCAGATTCCTTATTCACTAAACCTGGAACAATACCAATTCCTAGCTTCTTTCCTGAGTCCTTGCTCAGCAGCCCTACCGTAGTGACAGTCCCTGGCTTCCGGCCCAAGTCTTTATTAATGAACACGGCCGCACTGCCAGCTCCGAGTTTTCTCACGGAGTCCTTGTTGACCAATCCTACCGCTGCGTTAAACACCGGCTTGTTCCCAGGATCCTTAGCTACCAATCCAACTGCTGTGCTAATAGCTGGTTTTTTCAGTAAGTCCTTATGTATTATTCCCGCTACAGAGCCAACACCCGCTTTCCTGACCAAATCCTTGCGAAGCAACCCCGCCGCACTGCCAGCGCCTAACTTCTTCGGTTTCGTCTTGGAAGACTTAGAGGGAGGACAAGTTGCAATGAGCTGTGCCAACTTCTCTGTCACACTCGTTCCTCCACTGAGTAATGCTCTGTCCTTTAAATCCGGGTCCCGGCTACCAACAAGGGTCGAGGATGCCGCGTTCAGGTAATCTGTCATTTCTGAGTGTGCCGGAGAAAGCTTCTTGGACAGAGGACTGTGGGCTCCCTGTGAATGAAGATGCACGCTCTCTTCAGACTGGCATTCAACGGCTGCGACATCACCTGTTTTCTTGTACAACTTGGAAGGGTCCTAAAATTTGAACAAGAAAAAGGTTTCAGACAGAATAAACCCATCGCTGCAGGTCAGCATTACAAGCGAACAAACCGACTGATCGCGTATCAGAGCAAAGGTAGGCAACGGCGCTACTTGAAAACGCCCGGCGGCGCTGCCCGGCGCCACAGGCTGAGATTCCTCTGCCGCCGCCCGAGGCCAGCACAGTGTTCTAGCTCTGCTGAATTCCAACCTGCCGTACAAACCGATATATATTACTCAGCATTTAGAGAAACCCCTATTATTTTTTGACATTGTTCTAAAAAGGCAGATTACCAGTCTCCTCTTACTTTAAACTGAATAAATACACATTAGCCTGCAAATGCACTGTTTTTGAAGAGAGAGGTATTGGTGTTACAATATCCCATGGTCCTTTCGTTAAAATAATTGATCACAGCCTCCCCCCTTCATTGTCTTCAAAGATTCCCAGCTAGGGCCGCATGACCCCACCCACTGCCACTCCTTTAGCTCACGCCCACTCACAGTCGGGGAGTGAGTAGTCACTCCAGTTCCCTCTTCAGTGACAGGAGTAAAAAGGACAATGAAATACATtcgtactttctttctttcttttttttaaaagatttttattcaacagccagagatcacaagtaggcagagaggcaggcagaaagagaggaggaagcaggctcctccctgagcagagagcccaatgtgcggctcgatcctaggaccctgggatcatgatctgagcggaaggcagaggctttaacccactgagccacccaggtgccccacattcgtactttcttttttttttttttaatttatttgacagagagagaggtcacaagtaggcagagaagcaggcagagagagaaggagaaacaggctccccactgagcagagagcccgatgcggggcccgatcccaggaccctgagatcatgacctgagccgaaggcagaggcttaaaccactgagccacccaggtgccccacattcgTACTTTCTTTACAATGTagttttatataacattttagggctagaaataacttttaagtcattaaaataaattgttaTCCAGTTCACGAATCCTCACCATATATTTTACAGGTGAATTCATGACTTCACACACCAATCTGTTTTACTTTTGGATAACAATTAAAGAGTt
This window contains:
- the ASH1L gene encoding histone-lysine N-methyltransferase ASH1L; this encodes MDPRSPAALGLGSDSEGFSRKSPSAVGAGTAVSAREAELESAARGEEDLRQWTRGRGGEAGPEDGLGGAQQQFSVKETNFSEGNLKLKIGLQAKRTKKPPKSLENYVCRPAIKTTIKHPRKALRSGKMTDEKSEHCPSKRDPSKLYKKTGDVAAVECQSEESVHLHSQGAHSPLSKKLSPAHSEMTDYLNAASSTLVGSRDPDLKDRALLSGGTSVTEKLAQLIATCPPSKSSKTKPKKLGAGSAAGLLRKDLVRKAGVGSVAGIIHKDLLKKPAISTAVGLVAKDPGNKPVFNAAVGLVNKDSVRKLGAGSAAVFINKDLGRKPGTVTTVGLLSKDSGKKLGIGIVPGLVNKESGKKLGLGTVVGLVNKDLGKKLSSTVGLVAKDCAKKIVASSAMGLVTKDMGKKLVSCSVAGLVSQDAINLKAEALLPTQEPLKASCSTNISSHESQGIPESLKDSTTSKTFEKNVMRQSKESILEKFSVRKEIINLEKEMFSEGTCIQQDSFSASDRGPYETSKHEKQAPVYCTSPDFQTGAASDVSTAKSPFSAAGEGSLPSPSPTSSVNPLTRSPPETSSQLAPHPLLLSPPTELLEDISGSAGKKQFPAESAHLNVGHRSVGHSVNMDCKGIDKELADSKATHIDIPRISSSLGKKPPLTSESSIHAITPSVVNFTSLFSNKPFLKLGAVSASDKHCQVAESLSSSLQSKPLKKRKGRKPRWTKVVARSTCRSPKGLELERSELFKNVSCSSLSSGNAEPAKFMKNISPSSFVDHDFLKRRLPKLSKSAAPSLALLAESEKTSPKAFAAHKLPSSMCVSSDLLSGIYKPKRGRPKAKEMPQLEGPPKRTLKIPASKVLSLQSKEEQEPPILQPEIEIPSFQQSLSVSPFPKKRGRPKRQMRSPVKMKPPVLSVAPFVATESPSKLESEGDNRRSGSDFFESEDQLQDPDDLDDGHRPAVCSMSDLEMEPDKKITKRNNGQLMKTIIRKINKMKTLKRKKLLNQILSSSVESSNKGKVQSKFHNTVSSLAATFGSKLGQQINVSKKGTIYIGKRRGRKPKTVLNGILSGSPSSLAVLEQTAQQAAGSALGQLLPPLLPSSASGSETLPSPVCSQSSGTSGGQSPVSSDAGFVEPSSAPYLHLHPSRGSMIQTLAMKKAAKGRRRLSPPTLLPHSPSHLSELTSLKEATPSPISESHSDETVPSDSGIGTDNNSTSDRAEKFCGQKKRRHSFDHAALIAPEASTVLSGLKEKHKRKCKRRSHDYLSCDRTKRQKRKRKKKYPQLRSRQDPDFIADLEELISRLSEIRITHRSHHFIPRDLLPTIFRINFNSFYAHPSFPLDPLHYIRKPDLKKKRGRPPKMREAMAEMPFVHSLSFPLSSTGFYPSYGLPYSPSPLAAAPLGLGYYGRYPPALYPPPPSPPFTAPLPPPSYMHAGHLLLNPSKYHKKKHKLLRQEAFLATSRTPLLSVSTYPSVPPEVAYGWMLEHRHRHRRKHRERRSAEQPQGAAGAGSSRSAVDSLKRCRFAKETAGERYKHKEKHRCPVACPHLSPSKSLMNREDWVHREPSEPSPLALGLQTPLQIDCSESSPSLALGGFTPNSDPASSDEHTNLFTSAIVQGGGRLSNPNSSGRKKVTDSPGLFSAQDTALARPHRKEPLPSGERAVQTVTGSQPTSEKPSQRPSESTNCSPARKRSSSESASSTVNGVPSRSPRLLASGDDSVGSLLQRVVQHEDQEPLEKNIDAGIASASGPPSSSPGHSHSKERALGKPDSLLVPAAPGDACGGSIALLSEKLPSSCSPHHIKRSVVEAMQRQARKMCNYDKILATKKNLDHVNKILKAKKLQRQARTGNNFVKRRPGRPRKCPLQAVVSMQAFQAARFVSPDSNAGEESVALPLRADTVTDAIEAVVQSVTLSPEHKKGLKRKSWLLEEQPRKKQKPFPEDEQERSKSFTAAAVEIPSPPETPAKPPEPENSLRPVLSLIPREKKAPRPPKKKYQKAGLYSDVYKTADPKSRLIQLKKEKLEYCPGEHEYGLFPAPIHVGKYLRQKRIDFQLPYDILWQWKRNQLYKKPDVPLYKKIRSNVYVDVKPLSGYEATTCNCKKPEDDSGKGCVDDCLNRMIFAECSPNTCPCGEQCCNQRIQRHEWVQCLERFRAEEKGWGIRTKEPLKAGQFIIEYLGEVVSEQEFRNRMIEQYHNHSDHYCLNLDSGMVIDSYRMGNEARFINHSCDPNCEMQKWSVNGVYRIGLYALKDMPAGTELTYDYNFHSFNVEKQQLCKCGFEKCRGIIGGKSQRVNGLTSSKSSQPVATHKKSGRSKEKRKSKHKLKKRRGHLSEEPSENMNTPTRLAPQIQMKPMSNRERNFVLKHHVFLVRNWEKIRQKQEEVKHTSDNLHSASLYSRWNGICRDDGNIKSDVFMTQFSALQTARSVRTRRLAAAEENIEVARAARLAQIFKEICDGIISYKDSSRQALAAPLLNLPPKKKNADYYEKISEPLDLATIERQILTGHYKTVEAFDADMLKVFRNAEKYYGRKSPIGRDVCRLRKTYYNARHEASAQIDEIVGETASEADSSETSASEKENAHEKDDDVIRCVCGLHKDEGLMIQCDKCMVWQHCDCMGLNSDVEHYLCEQCDPRPVDREVPMIPRPHYAQPGCVYFICLLRDDLLLRQGDCVYLMRDSRRTPDGHPVRQSYRLLSHINRDKLDIFRIEKLWKNEKEERFAFGHHYFRPHETHHSPSRRFYHNELFRVPLYEIIPLEAVVGTCCVLDLYTYCKGRPKGVKEQDVYICDYRLDKSAHLFYKIHRNRYPVCTKPYAFDHFPKKLTPKRDFSPHYVPDNYKRNGGRSSWKSERPKPPLKDLGQEDDALPLIEEVLASQEQAANEMPSLEEPEREGAAAEIGEGAQKPEESGQDPQPACSPEERRHSQRERLNQILLNLLEKIPGKNAIDVTYLLEEGSGRKLRRRTLFFPENSFRK